Proteins encoded by one window of Zerene cesonia ecotype Mississippi chromosome 6, Zerene_cesonia_1.1, whole genome shotgun sequence:
- the LOC119840550 gene encoding membrane alanyl aminopeptidase-like: MVRWFAFILGVALIKGLVALSPVPIPEDEWAEFAAMLSDPQYRLPTSSRPQRYEVTLTPYFETVPSNNIQPFTFEGNVVIYTTMTESTNEIVLHCNDLTIHQLTLELNGVAVPLATNTFTCEMPYSFLRIRANSALQTGRQYVIRSSFTGRLQENMRGFYRSWYVDRSGNRRWMGTTQFQPGHARQAFPCYDEPSFKALFDITIIREQGFSPTISNMPIKTSTVIASNNRVSETFHTTPLTSTYLLAFIVSHYEVVATNNDTVRPFHIYARNNVGTTGQWSLDIGIKLLDAMEEYTQYPYYEMADYLDMKQAAIPDFSAGAMENWGLLTYREANILYDEQNSNHFYKQRIANIVSHEVAHMWFGNLVTCAWWDNLWLNEGFARFYQYYLTQMVAPELDYNTRFIVEQLHVALLADSVDSAHALTNPDVSDPTSVSAHFSTITYARGAAILRMTQYLMGEDTYLKGLRSYLKERQFDVAEPHHLFRALDAAAASDGALSSYGGITIDSYFRSWSEKAGHPLLTVNVDQATGRVTVTQARWERDTGVSQFTGTWEIPITWTRAGSPDFNNLKPNFVMTAQAISFDTGARTPQWVIFNKQQSGFYRINYDRNNWVLLTRALRSNGRTTIHEYNRAQIVDDLFNFARAGLMTYDRIFNILSFLEFEDQYSPWIAAITGYNFALRRLAHDSANLARLRNQILNSSKAIVARLGYEERPGESFMDGILRMYLMTFLCDVGDAQCATVARTYFQRWKEGQHVPANMRPWVYCSGLRQGNADDFNYFWNRYLNEQLANEVVVLLQAAGCTTDTGSLEAFLNAIVDGQQTVRPQDHSTALNSATTGNEENTMKMFDWLKRNLNQVIAGLGSAATPVSNIGSRLLNEAQIAEFQSWLDQNRVVLGTAYNTGINAISTSRNNLQWSSRRLSEFVTFFNNGYVEETLDFEENEDNDDNESGGGDNESDGGDSVDEDQDQGSSANIAVLSVVTLLITVSINFMA; this comes from the exons ATGGTTCGCTGGTTTGCATTCATTTTGGGGGTGGCTCTTATTAAGGGCCTGGTTGCCCTTAGCCCAGTCCCAATACCCGAAGATGAATGGGCAGAGTTTGCGGCGATGTTGAGCGATCCTCAATACCGCCTTCCCACATCTTCCAGGCCACAACGTTACGAAGTAACCCTTACACCTTACTTTGAAACCGTACCTTCTAACAATATTCAACCATTCACCTTCGAAGgaaatgttgttatttatacaacaatGACCGAATCGacaaatgaaattgttttgcATTGCAATGATCTAACTATCCATCAGCTAACGTTAGAATTGAACGGAGTAGCTGTTCCTTTAGCGACAAATACTTTCACTTGTGAAATGCCCTATAGCTTTTTGAGGATTCGTGCTAATTCTGCATTGCAAACTGGTCGTCAATATGTCATAAGATCATCCTTTACTGGCAGATTACAAGAGAATATGCGTGGTTTCTATAGAAGTTGGTATGTCGACCGTTCGGGTAACAGAAG atGGATGGGAACCACACAATTCCAGCCAGGTCATGCTCGACAAGCATTTCCGTGTTACGACGAGCCTAGCTTCAAAGCCCTCTTTGACATTACGATAATCAGGGAGCAGGGTTTTAGCCCGACCATATCTAATATGCCTATCAAAACTAGTACAGT AATCGCAAGTAACAATAGAGTTTCCGAAACATTCCACACTACCCCGCTAACATCAACCTATTTGCTCGCTTTCATTGTTTCTCACTATGAGGTCGTAGCGACAAACAATGATACTGTAAGACCCTTTCACATCTATGCTCGAAACAACGTTGGTACTACCGGACAGTGGTCTCTGGATATCGGTATCAAGCTTTTAGATGCCATGGAAGAATATACCCAATACCCATACTACGAAATGGCTGACTATTTAGACATGAAACAGGCGGCTATTCCTGATTTCTCTGCCGGTGCAATGGAAAACTGGGGATTGCTTACTTACAG ggAAGCGAACATCCTCTATGATGAGCAGAATTCTAACCACTTTTACAAACAGCGAATTGCAAACATTGTATCCCATGAAGTAGCTCACATGTGGTTCGGTAATTTGGTCACCTGTGCTTGGTGGGATAATTTGTGGCTCAACGAGGGATTTGCTAGATTCTATCAATATTATCTCACTCAAATG gtGGCTCCGGAATTGGATTACAATACAAGATTTATTGTAGAACAACTTCACGTAGCATTGCTGGCTGATTCGGTCGATTCCGCACATGCTCTCACAAATCCTGATGTCAGTGATCCAACCAGTGTCAGTGCTCACTTTTCCACCATCACATACGCCAGAGGCGCTGCAATTTTGCGAATGACTCAATATTTAATGGGTGAAGACACATACCTTAAAGGTCTTCGTAGCTATTTGAAGgaaag gcaGTTTGATGTAGCGGAGCCTCATCATCTTTTCCGAGCTTTGGACGCGGCTGCCGCTTCGGATGGTGCCCTCTCGTCTTACGGCGGCATCACAATTGATTCCTACTTTAGATCCTGGTCTGAAAAAGCTGGTCATCCACTCCTTACTGTTAATGTTGACCAGGCAACAGGTCGTGTTACAGTAACAcag GCCCGATGGGAGAGAGATACTGGTGTATCTCAATTTACCGGTACATGGGAGATTCCCATCACCTGGACGCGGGCTGGGTCACCAGATTTCAATAACCTCAAACCAAATTTCGTGATGACAGCACAAGCTATATCATTCGACACTGGTGCCAGAACACCACAATGGGTCATTTTTAACAAGCAACAATCAG gcttctatagaataaattatgatcGCAATAACTGGGTTTTATTGACCAGAGCTTTAAGAAGTAACGGAAGAACAACGATTCACGAGTACAATAGGGCCCAg ATTGTTGATGATTTGTTCAACTTCGCACGAGCTGGATTGATGACGTATGATAGAATTTTCAACATACTTTCATTCTTGGAATTCGAAGATCAATACTCACCATGGATTGCCGCCATCACTGGCTACAACTTTGCATTGAGACGTTTAGCTCACGATTCCGCTAATTTAGCTAGATTGAGG AATCAAATCTTAAACTCCAGCAAGGCCATCGTGGCTAGACTTGGCTATGAGGAAAGGCCAGGCGAATCATTTATGGATGGAATACTGAGAATGTACTTAATGACATTCCTGTGCGATGTTGGGGATGCACAGTGTGCGACGGTCGCTAGAACTTACTTCCAACGTTGGAAAGAAGGACAGCA CGTGCCAGCAAATATGCGTCCATGGGTATACTGCAGTGGTCTCAGACAAGGAAATGCTGACGACTTCAACTATTTCTggaatagatatttaaatgagcAATTGGCCAACGAGGTAGTAGTGCTGCTCCAAGCGGCTGGTTGCACAACCGATACAGGAAGTCTTGAAGCGTTCCTTAATGCGATCGTTGATGGACAACAGACTGTTAGGCCTCAGGATCATTCAACAGCTCTGAATTCAGCCACCACTGGTAATGAAGAgaatacaatgaaaatgttCGACTGGTTGAAGAGAAACCTCAATCAAGTTATTGCTGG gcTTGGCAGTGCAGCGACACCTGTTAGTAATATTGGATCCAGATTATTAAACGAGGCGCAAATTGCAGAG TTCCAAAGTTGGCTTGATCAGAACCGCGTTGTATTAGGTACTGCCTATAACACAGGCATCAATGCAATCAGCACAAGCCGCAATAACTTACAGTGGTCCAGCCGGAGATTGTCTGAATTCGTCACTTTCTTCAACAACGGATATGTTGAGGAAACTTTAGATTTTGAAGAAAACGAGGATAATGACGATAACGAATCCGGTGGAGGCGATAATGAATCCGACGGTGGCGATAGTGTCGATGAAGACCAAGATCAAGGAAGTTCAGCTAATATTGCAGTACTGAGCGTGGTTACGCTTCTGATTACtgtatctattaattttatggcataa
- the LOC119840549 gene encoding aminopeptidase N, translated as MDGTLQTEFSTKPKRGVYLSKGLATVIFVIFSLALVATAFIVYNFAACPRTDQLANVTKYELSHCDQSKLLVIPLSTEPSVNIETTALIETTTQSEKNKVIDVRLPTNIKPERYYLKLTPYIFEGNFTFDGEISIVLTVKNETDTVTFHGVELTFQSIELFKKEDGKTIEILERREDVSKQFHILTTEETLKAGQQYVLNITYVGILNDNLHGFYRSSYEEKKDKRWIAVTQFQATDARRAFPCWDEPALKAKFTISIARPANMSSVSNMNIVSREPHKALKNYIWDHYAESLPMSTYLVAFAVTDFGNMSYNNFSVWARKEALSSAAYALDIGPKILKFLEEYYKIKFPLPKIDMIALPDFKAGAMENWGLLTFREIAMLYDHGVSPTTAKARVASVVAHEIAHQWFGNLVTPAWWSEIWLNEGFASYVEYVAVDAVESTWKLMEVFVLNEVQSVFKLDALTSSHQISVEVGNPEEIGAIFDKISYGKGSAILRMMNHFLTDDVFNAGITDYLNAKKYGDAEQKDLWSALTNVARERGGFDADVAVIMDSWTLQTGFPVLTITRNYDTGAVSFRQERFVLINSTIDEKPVWWIPISYTTASEKNFQSTQPQLWLKGERSVVVENISISKDDWIIANIQQTGFYRINYDQRNWEMLINVLNDPKRFEEIHPINRAQIIDDAMNLALSGRLDYRVALDITSYLSHERSYVPWKAGLVALGYIDTMLSKGAYYLEYQRYVLRLLHGTVADLGWAVSLNESVVRAQHRVDMLSTACHLQQAECLEHAVRMYANWMLNPNPDTFNEIHADIRSTVYCVGVQVGGAREWNFAWERFVVASVPSERELLLSILGCTRAPYLLYRYLELSLRNDSGIRKQDTVRVFSAVASSSIGEPIAFNYVRDNWKRIKEYVGSVSTLNSILKLVTRRLNQAHEYDELKRFVDTHGKHLGRPAQQVLERTEANVQWTERNYNTIVDWLLQTEKNTNNN; from the exons ATGGACGGAACCCTGCAAACTGAATTCTCGACAAAACCCAAGAGAGGAGTGTACCTTTCCAAGGGTCTTGCAACAGTCATTTTCGTTATATTCTCTCTAGCGCTAGTCGCTACTGCCTTCATAGTTTATAATTTCGCGGCCTGTCCGAGGACAGATCAATTAGCAAATGTgactaaatatgaattatcCCACTGTGACCAATCAAAACTATTAGTGATACCGTTAAGTACAGAGCCTAGTGTAAATATCGAAACAACAGCTTTAATAGAAACTACGACACAATcagagaaaaataaagttattgatGTACGGTTACCTACGAATATCAAACCTGAAcgttactatttaaaattaacgcCATATATATTTGAAGGTAATTTTACGTTTGATGGTGAAATAAGTATAGTGCTAACGGTGAAAAATGAGACGGATACGGTTACATTTCACGGTGTAGAGTTGACGTTCCAAAGTATAGAATTGTTTAAGAAAGAAGACGGGAAGACAATAGAAATCTTAGAGAGAAGGGAAGATGTTTCAAAGCAATTTCATATATTGACTACCGAGGAGACGTTGAAAGCGGGTCAGCAGTACGTTTTGAATATAACGTATGTGGGGATTCTGAATGACAATTTACATGGATTTTATAGAAGCTCCTATGAAGAAAAGAAGGATAAACG ATGGATAGCAGTAACACAGTTTCAAGCAACGGACGCCAGGAGGGCTTTTCCGTGCTGGGACGAGCCCGCTCTCAAAGCAAAGTTTACTATTAGTATAGCCCGACCAGCAAATATGAGTTCTGTGTCcaatatgaatattgtttCTCGTGAACCACA TAAAGCCCTAAAGAATTACATCTGGGATCATTACGCGGAGTCTCTCCCGATGTCAACTTACTTGGTTGCGTTTGCCGTGACTGATTTTGGTAATATGAGTTACAACAACTTCTCAGTTTGGGCTAGGAAAGAGGCATTATCATCAGCGGCCTATGCGCTTGATATTGGCCCGAAAATACTCAAGTTCTTGGAAGAGTACTATAAAATCAAGTTCCCATTGCCGAAAATAGACATGATTGCACTGCCGGACTTTAAAGCTGGTGCAATGGAAAACTGGGGATTACTGACTTTCAG AGAAATAGCGATGCTGTATGATCATGGCGTCTCGCCGACCACAGCTAAGGCTCGGGTGGCGTCGGTGGTAGCCCATGAGATAGCTCATCAGTGGTTCGGGAACCTGGTGACGCCAGCTTGGTGGTCCGAGATCTGGTTGAATGAGGGTTTCGCTAGCTATGTGGAGTATGTAGCCGTTGATGCG gtTGAAAGTACTTGGAAGTTAATGGAGGTTTTCGTGTTAAATGAAGTTCAGAGCGTTTTCAAATTAGATGCTTTGACGTCTTCTCATCAAATCTCCGTAGAAGTTGGGAATCCAGAGGAGATCGGCgctatttttgataaaatttcttaCGGAAAAG GATCAGCAATACTCCGAATGATGAACCATTTCCTCACTGATGACGTCTTCAACGCTGGCATAACAGACTACCTAAACGCCAAGAAGTACGGTGACGCAGAACAGAAGGACCTTTGGAGCGCACTCACCAATGTGGCTAGGGAAAGAGGCGGTTTTGATGCGGATGTCGCTGTTATTATGGACTCTTGGACACTACAAACTGGTTTCCCAGTGCTTACGATTACGAGAAATTATGATACCGGCGCTGTTAGTTTTAGACAG GAGAGATTTGTCCTCATCAATAGTACGATTGATGAGAAACCGGTGTGGTGGATACCGATATCTTACACCACGGCTTCTGAAAAGAATTTCCAATCCACTCAGCCGCAGTTGTGGCTGAAGGGGGAACGATCCGTTGTTGTCGAAAACATTTCTATCAGTAAAGATGACTGGATAATTGCAAATATACAACAGACTG GTTTCTACCGCATTAACTACGACCAACGTAACTGGGAGATGCTTATCAATGTATTAAACGATCCGAAACGATTCGAAGAAATCCACCCGATTAACCGAGCACAGATAATTGATGATGCCATGAATCTGGCACTTTCTGGAAGGCTCGATTACAGAGTAGCTTTGGATATAACGAGCTATTTATCGCACGAAAGGAGCTATGTTCCTTGGAAAGCAGGTCTAGTGGCTCTAGGGTACATAGACACTATGTTGTCCAAGGGAGCTTACTATCTCGAATATCAA CGTTACGTCCTGCGTTTGTTACACGGGACTGTAGCTGATTTAGGTTGGGCCGTCTCTCTAAACGAGAGCGTGGTAAGGGCGCAGCATCGCGTGGACATGCTGTCAACGGCATGCCACCTGCAGCAGGCGGAATGCCTTGAGCACGCGGTGCGAATGTATGCGAATTGGATGCTAAACCCGAACCCGGATACTTTCAACGA GATCCACGCGGACATCAGGAGTACTGTATACTGTGTGGGAGTGCAAGTGGGAGGTGCGCGGGAGTGGAACTTCGCGTGGGAGCGCTTTGTTGTCGCCAGCGTGCCCTCCGAGAGGGAGCTGTTGCTTTCCATACTGGGGTGTACCAGGGCGCCATATCTGTTGTACAG GTACTTAGAGCTTTCACTGCGCAACGACAGTGGTATTCGTAAGCAGGACACTGTTAGAGTTTTCTCAGCTGTCGCGAGCTCGTCCATTGGCGAACCGATCGCTTTCAACTATGTGAGAGACAATTGGAAGAGAATCAAGGAATA tgttggTTCAGTATCAACTCTCAACTCGATTTTGAAGTTGGTTACGAGAAGATTAAATCAAGCACACGAATATGATGAG TTGAAGAGATTTGTTGATACACACGGAAAGCATTTGGGAAGACCGGCACAACAAGTGCTAGAAAGAACAGAGGCAAATGTGCAGTGGACGGAAAGGAACTATAACACTATCGTCGACTGGTTGTTACagacagaaaaaaatactaacaataattaa
- the LOC119840548 gene encoding membrane alanyl aminopeptidase-like, translated as MATYLILFLTACLYVHAVPTPPTTRNTIFIDEKLEGQIFEGVQDSDVAFYNDHTKYRLPTTTRPRHYEVLWIFDMINLRFSGVVSIYLSATQANVNEIVIHTDELRIVQVSLQQGNSAISVTYEEDKELHFLRIRPATTLLYNVNNPVEYKLTIDFDAELRRDMSGLYRSWFRNSWNDAVRWMATTQFQATNARAAFPCYDEPSFKATFDITIRRPTDYKSWSCTRIRETTSATTGFQNDLYHTTPIMSTYLIAVIVAQYETQDLVINGTMTYEVIARPGALQANQGDYAFEVGQELLTTMSEHTGIDFYSVSPHIKMTQASIPDFSAGAMENWGLLTYREAYLMYDREQTSDNMKQIIAYILSHEIAHMWFGNLVTCDWWDNLWLNEGFARYYQYYLTHWVEDYMGFDTRFIVEQVHTSMLADSANNPHALYHPHVGDPDEVWAMFSTISYNKGACVIRMTEHLLGFEVHRQGLRNYLVNKSFQVALPIDLTEALHNASVAAGAIAQYGEDFSVVEYYKTWHDQPGVPVLFVQVNHQTGDMVITQRRFNINYGYAAVNYNWQIPITFASASNPDFVNTKPSHILKKSVTVVNRGSRGDEWVVFNKQQTGYYRVNYDEYTWDLIIIALRGAQRTTIHEYNRAQIVDDVFQFARSGLMSYTRAFNILSFLEQETAYAPWVAALTGFSWLRNRLAGTDLLPTLESLMSRWSTRVMNELTYYPVANETFMRSYLRRQLAPVLCNINVAACRNAAVSQLNALLVNGAEVPVNSRNWVYCTGLRAGTYADYATMWRRYLQHNVYTEKIQLLQTLGCTANVQALNELLTSIVQDNYEIRPQDYSTTFNAALNGNEANTQVVLEFVKNNLASVTQAFGSPSTPLSNIAARLRTVEEINSFQVWVNQSQAALGDSYNRIYNAAESARESIAFAQEIRNDINNYFTNGDEVILASTPQPPLVTDPVTVPRPDLTEPVTPDIPGSAVTAVLSACLLTLAVITNLVM; from the exons ATGGCGACTTATCTTATCCTTTTTTTAACTGCGTGCTTGTATGTTCACGCTGTACCAACACCACCGACCACAAGAAACACGATCTTCATAGATGAAAAACTGGAAGGACAGATTTTTGAGGGAGTTCAAGATTCTGACGTTGCTTTCTACAATGATCACACAAAATACAGATTGCCTACAACCACACGCCCTAGACACTATGAAGTATTATGGATCTTCGATATGATAAATCTTAGGTTTTCTGGCGtagtatcaatatatttatcagcAACTCAGGCGAATGTAAACGAAATAGTAATACACACTGACGAGTTGCGTATTGTGCAAGTCAGTCTTCAGCAAGGTAATTCTGCCATCAGTGTAACATATGAGGAAGATAAAGAACTTCATTTCCTACGCATTCGACCAGCTACAACACTTCtgtacaatgtaaataatccCGTGGAATATAAACTGACCATTGACTTTGATGCTGAGCTACGTAGAGATATGTCCGGGTTATATAGAAGCTGGTTCAGGAATTCCTGGAATGATGCAGTGag GTGGATGGCAACAACCCAGTTCCAAGCTACGAACGCTCGAGCTGCATTCCCGTGCTACGATGAACCAAGTTTTAAGGCCACCTTCGATATAACAATTCGTCGGCCTACTGATTACAAAAGTTGGTCCTGCACAAGAATCCGAGAAACAACCAGCGCTACTAC agGATTTCAAAACGACCTATATCATACTACACCCATCATGTCCACTTACTTGATTGCCGTCATAGTAGCTCAATACGAAACTCAAGATCTGGTTATAAACGGAACTATGACTTATGAAGTGATTGCAAGACCGGGGGCTTTACAAGCAAATCAAGGTGACTACGCATTTGAAGTTGGACAAGAATTATTAACAACAATGAGTGAGCATACAGGGATTGATTTCTACAGCGTCTCCCCACATATCAAGATGACACAAGCGTCTATTCCTGATTTCTCAGCTGGTGCCATGGAGAATTGGGGATTACTTACCTACAG GGAAGCATACTTAATGTATGATCGTGAACAGACCAGTGATAACATGAAGCAAATTATTGCTTACATCCTCTCTCACGAGATTGCCCATATGTGGTTCGGAAACTTGGTGACCTGTGACTGGTGGGACAACTTATGGTTGAATGAAGGTTTTGCGAGATATTACCAATACTATCTTACACACTGg gTTGAGGATTATATGGGTTTTGATACTCGTTTTATAGTAGAGCAAGTACACACATCAATGTTGGCGGATTCCGCGAACAATCCTCATGCCTTGTATCACCCTCATGTCGGCGATCCTGATGAAGTATGGGCCATGTTTTCGacaatttcatataacaaGGGAGCATGCGTCATAAGAATGACCGAGCATTTACTCGGATTTGAAGTTCACAGACAAGGATTAAGAAATTACCTAGTTAACAA ATCTTTCCAAGTGGCCTTGCCAATTGACTTAACAGAAGCCTTGCACAACGCATCTGTTGCTGCAGGAGCTATTGCTCAGTATGGTGAAGATTTCTCAGTTGTGGAATACTACAAAACGTGGCACGATCAGCCTGGAGTTCCTGTGCTCTTTGTGCAAGTTAACCATCAAACTGGTGACATGGTTATAACACAG cgTCGTTTTAACATCAATTATGGTTACGCAGCGGTAAATTACAATTGGCAAATACCAATTACATTCGCTTCGGCTAGCAATCCAGATTTTGTTAACACGAAACCATCccatatcttaaaaaaatctgttactGTTGTCAATCGCGGATCTCGTGGTGACGAATGGGTCGtatttaacaaacaacaaacag GCTACTATCGAGTGAACTATGATGAGTATACATGGGATCTCATCATCATAGCTTTACGTGGCGCACAAAGAACCACTATTCATGAATACAATCGCGCTCAA ATCGTCGATGACGTCTTCCAATTCGCTCGTTCAGGTCTCATGAGTTATACAAGAGCATTCAATATTCTCTCATTCCTCGAACAAGAAACGGCATATGCTCCCTGGGTGGCGGCTTTGACTGGATTCTCCTGGTTAAGGAATCGACTCGCTGGCACTGATCTGTTACCCACACTGGAG AGTCTCATGTCGCGCTGGTCAACACGCGTGATGAACGAACTGACATACTACCCTGTGGCCAACGAGACCTTCATGAGGTCGTACCTGAGGCGCCAGTTAGCGCCTGTGTTGTGTAACATAAACGTAGCAGCTTGCCGTAATGCTGCAGTCAGCCAACTGAATGCCCTCCTTGTGAACGGAGCTGA AGTACCAGTGAACAGTCGAAACTGGGTATATTGCACGGGCTTACGGGCCGGGACTTACGCAGACTACGCAACGATGTGGCGTCGGTATCTGCAGCACAATGTTTACACAGAGAAGATCCAGTTACTCCAGACCCTTGGCTGCACTGCCAATGTACAGGCATTGAATGA GCTTTTAACATCGATTGTCCAAGATAACTACGAAATCCGTCCACAAGATTACTCAACTACGTTCAACGCTGCATTGAACGGAAATGAAGCGAATACACAAGTCGTTCTAGAATTCGTTAAGAATAATCTGGCTAGTGTGACTCAAGC GTTTGGTTCTCCATCCACTCCGCTATCGAATATTGCGGCAAGACTGAGAACTGTAGAAGAAATCAATTCG ttCCAAGTTTGGGTGAACCAATCACAAGCGGCCTTGGGCGATTCGTACAACCGCATTTACAATGCTGCTGAGTCCGCGAGGGAGAGCATAGCGTTCGCTCAGGAGATACGAAACGATATTAACAACTACTTCACGAATGGTGATGAAGTTATATTAGCGTCCACGCCACAGCCACCATTGGTCACTGATCCTGTCACAGTACCTAGACCAGATTTAACCGAGCCCGTCACGCCAGACATCCCCGGTTCAGCTGTAACTGCCGTCCTATCAGCCTGTCTGTTGACGTTGGCTGTAATTACTAACCTTGTCatgtag